The nucleotide sequence GCGACGCGGTCGAGCACCTCCTCGCGCTCGTCGTCGAGCCAGCAGCGGAAGGTGTCGACGTTGGCGACCAGCGGCTTCTCGCCGAGGTAGTACTCGATGATCGTCGGCACGTAGGTGTAGACCAGCTTGTCGTCGCCGACGCCGTTGCCGACCGCGCTCGAGATGACCACGTTGCCCGCCCGCGCCGCGTTGAGCACCCCGGCGACGCCCAGCACCGAATCCGGCTTGAACTGCATCGGATCCAGGAACTCGTCGTCGATGCGCCGGTAGATGACGTCGACCTGCCGCTCGCCCTCGGTGGTGCGCATGTAGACGGTGTTGTCGCGGCAGAACAGGTCGCGTCCCTCGACGAGTTCGACGCCCATCTGCCGCGCCAGCAGCGAGTGCTCGAAGTAGGCGGAGTTGTAGACGCCCGGCGTCAGCACCACCACCGTCGGGTCGGCCTCGTTCGACGCGGCGGCGTTGCGCAGGGCGCGCAGCAGGTGTGAGGAGTAGTCGCCGACCGCGCGAACCCGGTGCGTCGCGAAGAGATTCGGGAACACCCGCGCCATGGTGCGGCGGTTCTCCATGACGTAGGAGACCCCCGACGGCGAGCGCAGGTTGTCCTCGAGCACCCGAAAGGTGCCCTGCGCGTCGCGCACCAGATCGATGCCGGCGACGTGGATGCGCACCCCGTTGGGCGGCACGATGCCCGCGGCCTCGCGGTGGAAGTGCTCGCACGACGTGATGAGCCGGCGCGGTATGACGCCGTCGCGCAGGATCTCCTGCTCGCCGTAGATGTCGTCGAGGTACATCTCCAGCGCCTTGACGCGCTGCTTGATGCCCCGCTCCAGCCGCGACCACTCGGCGGCGGAGATCACGCGCGGCACCAGGTCGAGCGGGAACGGGCGTTCCTGACCGGACAGCGAGAACGTGATGCCCTGGTCGATGAACGCACGGCCCAGCGCGTCGTTGCGGGCGGCGAGTTCGGACGCGTCCGACGGCGAGAGTTCCTTGAAGATGCCCTTGTACGGGCCGCGCACGTTGCCGTCGGCGTCGAACATCTCGTCGAAGGCCCGGCTGTAGCCGCCGATGTCGTTGTAGCCGTCGAAGATGCCCTCGTGCCGCTTCGCCGTGCGGGCCCCGCCGCGCGTCGACCGGCCGTTCTCCGCGGACTTCTCCCCAGACTTGGTGGCGGTCTTCTCGGTGGGCTTCTCGGCGGGCAGGGTGCGTAGGCTCACAGGGGACATGCTGCCCCAATCGTCGTGTTTCGGCAGGCCAGCGACTCTCACTTTGGGCATTTACCCCGCCCGCTGGTAGTCTGAACCCTCGCTGCCCGCCGTCGGGCGCCAAGACTCGTAACAACCCCGAACTGAGCATCACGAAGGAATCACACGCGTGGCCAACATCAAGTCGCAGAAGAAGCGCAACCTCACCAACGAGCGCCGCCGGCAGCGCAACCAGTCGGTGAAGTCCTCGCTGCGCACGGCCGTCCGCGGTTTCCGTGAGGCCATCGACGCGGGCGAGAAGGAGAAGGCCGGCGAGCTGCTCGCCGCGACCAGCCGCAAGCTCGACAAGGCCGCCAGCAAGGGCGTCATCCACAAGAACCAGGCCGCCAACAAGAAGTCGGCGCTCGCTCTGGCACTCAACAAGCTCTGACCTCCGTCTAGGCGGACTCGGCCAGCTCGGCCACCTTCCGCACCGCGGTCTCGAGGGCGTAGTCGGCATCTGCCGCTGCGCCCTTGACGTCTGCGTTGAGTGCGGCCACCAGGCGCATCGCCTCGGCGACCGAATCCCGCGTCCACCGGCGGGCCTGGCGCTGCACCTTCTGCACCCGCCACGGCGGCATGCCCAACTCGCCGGCCAGCTGATGCTGGTTGCCCGACAGCGGCGCGACACGGGCGATCGCGTGGACGGCCTCGGCCAGCGCGTCGGCGAGCACGACGTGCGCCTCCCCACCCATCACCGCCCAGCGCAGCGCCTCGGCCGCACCCTCGACGTCTCCACCGACGGCGAGATCCGCGATCGCGTACCCCTTCACCTCCGCCTTGCCGTTGTGGTACTTCCGCACCGCAGGCACGTCCACGACGCCGCCCGTGTCGGCGACCAGCTGCGAGCAGACGGCGGCCAGCTCCCGCAGGTCCGAGCCGACGGCGTCGAGGAGTGCGGTGACCGTGTCGTCGCTCACCTTCACGCGATGACCGCGGAACTCCCGCTTGACGAAGTCGGCGCGCTCGGACGGCTTGCCGAGCTTGGCGCAGGGGTGGACCGTGGCGCCCATCTTCTTGAGCTGGTCGGCCAGTGCCTTGGCCCGGCCGCCGCCGGAGTGCACGACGACGAGCACGGTGCCGGGCGGCAGGTCGGCGGCGGCGCCGGCGATGACCCCGACCGCCTCCTTGCCCGCATCGGCCGCGGATTCGAGCACCAGCACCCGCTCGTCGGCGAACAGCGACGGGCTCAGCAACTCGGCGAGTTCGTTGGCACTCACCTCCCCCGCCCGCATCCGGTCGATGGGCACGTCGGCGACGCCGGCGCTGGTCCGCGCCTCGGCGATCACCGCGGACACGGCCCGCTCGACCAGCAGGTCTTCGTCACCCAGGACGAGGTGCAGTTGGCTCACGCGACGATGGTGTCACGCGCCGGGGACACCGGCGCGGACCGCCCACGCCACGACGCCGCACGCGCCGCACGACAGCAGCACCCGGCCCCAGCGCCGTCGCGCCAGCGCCACCGCGCCGACCGTGGCACCGCCGACCAGCGCCGCGCCGACGGGCCCGTCGGGAACCGGCAGTACCGCGCCCGGCACCGCGGCGGCCCCGTGCGCCACGCGCAGCAGCCACCACAGCTCGGGTCCGGTGAACCGGATCAGCAGACCGGCGCCCGCCGGCCACACCCCGGCGAGCGCCGCCGCGGCCGTGCCCAGCACCGTGATCGGCGGAATCACCACGGCCACCGCGAGATTGGCGAGCACGCCGATGACCGACACGCTGCCCGAGATGCCGGCGACCAGCGGTGCGGTGACCAGTTGCGCCGCGACGGCGACCGCCACCGCGCCGGCCAGCGGCCGCGGCCAGCCCCGCGCCTCGAGCCGCGCCGACCACGCCGGTGCGACGACCACGAGCGCGGCCGTGGCGACCACCGACAGTGCGAACCCGACGTCGACCGCCATCTCGGGCCAACCGACCATGACGACCAGCACGGTCGTCGCCAACGCGGGGATCGCCTGCCGCCGGCGATGGGACGCCACGGCCAGCAGCGCGATGGCGCCCATCACCGCGGCGCGCAGCACACTGGCGCTCGGCTGAACGACGATCACGAAGCAGACCAGCGCGACACCGGCGAGCACCACCGCCGCCCGCGGTCCGATCAGCATGGCGGACAGCAGCACCGCGCCGCAGACGATCGTCACGTTGGCCCCGGACACCGCCGTCAGGTGCGTCAGGCCCGCGGATCGGAAGTCGGCGACCGTCGTCGCCGGAAGTGCCCCGGTGTCGCCGAGCGCGAGCGCGGGCAGCAGCGCCGCCTGCTCACCCGGGAGCACGTCCCGCGCGACGGCGGCGAAGTCCCGCCGGACGTCGGCCGCGATCCGGTTCGGCACGCTCGCCCGCCCCAGGCGCGGTGCGCCGGTGGCCGACAACGCCGCCACGGTCAGGTCCCGGCGTAGCGGCGCGGCGACGCGCGCCCGGAACTCGGCGGGTCGGCCGGCGCTCAGGTCGCCGAACCCCGACGCCGAGGCGAACACCAGCACCCGGCCATCGAGGGGGTGACCGGCCACCGCACGGAGCGCGCCGCGGAACATGACCCGGGCGCCGGACACCGGGCGCGGCGACTCCGTCGGCGTCACGGTCACGACCACGGTCCGGCCGGTCTGTCCGGTGAGTGGGTGGTGTGCCACGTCGTGGGCGCGGATGCCGACCGCGAGGGCGAACGTCACCCCAGCCACCGCGACGGCTGCCGCTGCGGCCCCGACCCGTGTCGTCGTCGCGCCCGCCGGCCGGATGCGATGGACGGCCAGCGCCGTAACCGCCGTCAGCAGCGCCGCGACCAGGACCGACCAGGCGGGCGGCCAGAGGATCCCCGCGGCGGTGACCAGCCAGGCGGTCATCGCCGCGGGAACGAGCCGCAGGTCGACCGGCACGTTCGGCACGTCCGGCAGGCTCACACATCGACCAGGTCGCGCAGTTTGTCCAGCCGCGCCGGGCCGATGCCGTCGACCTCGGAGAGCTGATCGACCGAGGAGAACCGACCGTTGGCGTCGCGCCAGGCGATGATCGCCGCGGCGGTCACCGGACCGACCCCGGGTAGGGCGTCGAGTTGCTCGGCGGTCGCGGTGTTCAGGTCGACCGGGCCTGCGGCCGGACCATCGCGGGGCGCCTGCCCCGCCCCGCCCGCTTCCGGCGCGCCGGCGACGCCGCGCGGCTCGGGCGCCCCTGCGCCGCCCGCCTCCGGCGAGGTGATCGAGCTGCCCATCGACGCCGGTGCCCCGGGCGGCCCCGCGATGCCGACGACGATCTGCTCGCCGTCGCTGACCCGGCGGGCGACGTTCAGACCCACGAGGTCCGCCCCGCCCAGGACGCCGCCCGCGGCGGTCAGCGCGTCGTCGACCCGTGCGCCGGGCCCGAGGGTGACCAGCCCCGGCCGGTGCACCAGGCCGACGACGCTCACCACCACCTGACCTCCGTCGGGAGGCGCCTCCGGCGAGGGCGCCGAGGACGCCATCCGCACCGGCGGCAGGTCGGCCGCGACGACCGGAGGGGGTTCGTCACCGGTGACGGTGAACACCGTGATGAGGACGGCGACGGCACCCACCACGGCGAGGGCGATGGCGCCGGACCGCCCGGGATCGGCACGGATCGCGGAGAGCCATTGGGCGCGTTGCCGTTCCGGCTGATCGGGCAGCCACCGCGACAGTGACGTCTCCGACGCCTCGGCCGCGTCGGGATCGGTGGCGTCGACGGAGCGATCCACGCCGGCGAGGCGTCGGTGCGCGCGGTCCGGAGGGGGTTCGAGGGCCATGGCGCGACCGTAGGCCGCGCGGACGACGGAACCGGCCGCCGGCGGTCCGGTGACCGGCGGCCTGTGGATGAAGTCGGCTCTGTGGATGGCGCCGGTGCCGTGGGCAGAGCCGGCGCCGTGGATGCAGCCGGCGGTTCAGCCGTTCGCGCGGACGTCGCGCCACCCGGCCTCGCGCCAGCAGATCCAGTCGATCTCGACGAGCGCGCCGACCGCCAGTCCGGTGACCCCGACGCAGGTGCGCGACGGCAGGCGCCCCGGGAACCACCGCGCGTAGGCGTCGTTGAAGACGGCGTAGTCGTCCCAGTCGAGCAGGAAGGCGCGGACCGAGACGACGTCGTCGAGCGAGCCGCCGCACAGTTCGGTGACGCGCACCAGATTGCGCAGCACCTGATCGGTCTGGACCGCGACGTCGCGCGGGTCGCCGTCCACCACCGCGCCGGTCGCATCGGTCGGCATCTGTCCGGTGACCCACAGCGTCGGCCCGGCGGCGGTGGCGTGGGCGAACGGTGCGACGCCCGGCGGGACGCCGTCGGCCGGGGTGAACGTGAAGGACTGGATGCCGGTCATGCCGCCGGATCCTGCCACCAGAACCGACCTCGCCGAAACGGCGGCGGCAGTCTCGCCGTGGCGTATACACGTACACCGAAGGTGTCTACTCACCCGCCCCGCGAACCACGAGGAGGAGTCGGCATGACCGACCGGCCGCTGAAGGTGATCCAGTGGACCACCGGCAACATCGGTAGGCGTTCGTTGCACGCGATCATCGGCCGCGACGACATGGAGCTGGTCGGGGTCTACGCGCATGGCGCCGAG is from Mycolicibacterium grossiae and encodes:
- a CDS encoding circularly permuted type 2 ATP-grasp protein: MSPVSLRTLPAEKPTEKTATKSGEKSAENGRSTRGGARTAKRHEGIFDGYNDIGGYSRAFDEMFDADGNVRGPYKGIFKELSPSDASELAARNDALGRAFIDQGITFSLSGQERPFPLDLVPRVISAAEWSRLERGIKQRVKALEMYLDDIYGEQEILRDGVIPRRLITSCEHFHREAAGIVPPNGVRIHVAGIDLVRDAQGTFRVLEDNLRSPSGVSYVMENRRTMARVFPNLFATHRVRAVGDYSSHLLRALRNAAASNEADPTVVVLTPGVYNSAYFEHSLLARQMGVELVEGRDLFCRDNTVYMRTTEGERQVDVIYRRIDDEFLDPMQFKPDSVLGVAGVLNAARAGNVVISSAVGNGVGDDKLVYTYVPTIIEYYLGEKPLVANVDTFRCWLDDEREEVLDRVAELVIKPVEGSGGYGIVFGPDASEKELATISKKIRNDPRGWIAQPVVQLSTVPTQIGDELAPRHVDLRPFAVNDGDDVWVLPGGLTRVALPEGSLVVNSSQGGGSKDTWVLASRTSAADRELAAAEVVRALPASGKGSKPERGGDAAAAAQQQQGPTPSQSQQQQQQ
- the rpsT gene encoding 30S ribosomal protein S20, translated to MANIKSQKKRNLTNERRRQRNQSVKSSLRTAVRGFREAIDAGEKEKAGELLAATSRKLDKAASKGVIHKNQAANKKSALALALNKL
- the holA gene encoding DNA polymerase III subunit delta, encoding MSQLHLVLGDEDLLVERAVSAVIAEARTSAGVADVPIDRMRAGEVSANELAELLSPSLFADERVLVLESAADAGKEAVGVIAGAAADLPPGTVLVVVHSGGGRAKALADQLKKMGATVHPCAKLGKPSERADFVKREFRGHRVKVSDDTVTALLDAVGSDLRELAAVCSQLVADTGGVVDVPAVRKYHNGKAEVKGYAIADLAVGGDVEGAAEALRWAVMGGEAHVVLADALAEAVHAIARVAPLSGNQHQLAGELGMPPWRVQKVQRQARRWTRDSVAEAMRLVAALNADVKGAAADADYALETAVRKVAELAESA
- a CDS encoding ComEC/Rec2 family competence protein — its product is MTAWLVTAAGILWPPAWSVLVAALLTAVTALAVHRIRPAGATTTRVGAAAAAVAVAGVTFALAVGIRAHDVAHHPLTGQTGRTVVVTVTPTESPRPVSGARVMFRGALRAVAGHPLDGRVLVFASASGFGDLSAGRPAEFRARVAAPLRRDLTVAALSATGAPRLGRASVPNRIAADVRRDFAAVARDVLPGEQAALLPALALGDTGALPATTVADFRSAGLTHLTAVSGANVTIVCGAVLLSAMLIGPRAAVVLAGVALVCFVIVVQPSASVLRAAVMGAIALLAVASHRRRQAIPALATTVLVVMVGWPEMAVDVGFALSVVATAALVVVAPAWSARLEARGWPRPLAGAVAVAVAAQLVTAPLVAGISGSVSVIGVLANLAVAVVIPPITVLGTAAAALAGVWPAGAGLLIRFTGPELWWLLRVAHGAAAVPGAVLPVPDGPVGAALVGGATVGAVALARRRWGRVLLSCGACGVVAWAVRAGVPGA
- a CDS encoding ComEA family DNA-binding protein yields the protein MALEPPPDRAHRRLAGVDRSVDATDPDAAEASETSLSRWLPDQPERQRAQWLSAIRADPGRSGAIALAVVGAVAVLITVFTVTGDEPPPVVAADLPPVRMASSAPSPEAPPDGGQVVVSVVGLVHRPGLVTLGPGARVDDALTAAGGVLGGADLVGLNVARRVSDGEQIVVGIAGPPGAPASMGSSITSPEAGGAGAPEPRGVAGAPEAGGAGQAPRDGPAAGPVDLNTATAEQLDALPGVGPVTAAAIIAWRDANGRFSSVDQLSEVDGIGPARLDKLRDLVDV
- a CDS encoding RidA family protein — its product is MTGIQSFTFTPADGVPPGVAPFAHATAAGPTLWVTGQMPTDATGAVVDGDPRDVAVQTDQVLRNLVRVTELCGGSLDDVVSVRAFLLDWDDYAVFNDAYARWFPGRLPSRTCVGVTGLAVGALVEIDWICWREAGWRDVRANG